The following proteins are encoded in a genomic region of Brachionichthys hirsutus isolate HB-005 chromosome 14, CSIRO-AGI_Bhir_v1, whole genome shotgun sequence:
- the sox17 gene encoding transcription factor SOX-17, producing MSSPDAGYASDDQTQERCAMSVMMPGMGRCQWADPLSPLGDSKGKSEPPCASGSSSQNRGKSEPRIRRPMNAFMVWAKDERKRLAQQNPDLHNAELSKMLGKSWKALPLTEKQPFVEEAERLRVQHMQDHPNYKYRPRRRKQVKRIKRLDSGFLVHGVPDLQAQSVCVENLGLGYHEHGFQLPSQPLSHYRDAQALGGPSYESYSLPTPDTSPLDAVETDSMFFPPHSQEDCHMMPAYSYPAQAAEYPPQDHHGSNPVLHRHPASAPDQPATLPPSYMGCPNPLAMYYTQHCSPSHPKRHPGGAGQLSPPPDSHPHPGDGVEMHHSELLAEVDRSEFEQYLSSSLARADVTGLPYGTHEAGMQGPESLISSVLSDASTAVYYCSYNNS from the exons ATGAGCAGTCCCGATGCGGGTTACGCCAGCGACGATCAGACCCAGGAAAGGTGCGCGATGTCAGTCATGATGCCTGGAATGGGACGCTGCCAGTGGGCCGATCCTCTCAGTCCTCTTGGGGACAGCAAAGGGAAAAGCGAGCCGCCGTGCGCCTCCGGCTCCAGCAGCCAGAACCGCGGCAAGAGCGAGCCGCGGATCCGGCGACCCATGAACGCGTTCATGGTTTGGGCGAAGGATGAGCGCAAGAGGCTGGCGCAGCAGAACCCGGACCTGCACAACGCTGAGCTGAGCAAAATGTTGG GGAAGTCATGGAAGGCCCTTCCGCTCACAGAAAAGCAGCCTTTCGTGGAGGAGGCCGAGCGGCTTCGGGTTCAGCACATGCAAGATCACCCCAACTACAAGTACCGGCCCCGGCGGCGGAAGCAGGTGAAGAGGATCAAGAGGCTCGATTCTGGCTTCCTGGTCCACGGCGTGCCCGACCTCCAGGCCCAGTCCGTGTGCGTGGAGAATCTGGGCCTGGGCTACCACGAGCACGGCTTCCAGCTTCCTTCGCAGCCTCTGAGCCACTACCGGGATGCTCAGGCTCTCGGGGGCCCCTCTTATGAAAGCTACAGCCTCCCCACGCCCGACACGTCTCCGCTGGATGCCGTGGAGACCGACTCCATGTTCTTCCCTCCACATTCGCAAGAGGACTGCCACATGATGCCGGCGTACTCCTACCCCGCCCAGGCGGCAGAGTATCCGCCCCAGGACCACCACGGCAGCAACCCCGTCCTGCACCGACACCCCGCCTCTGCTCCAGACCAGCCCGCCACCCTTCCCCCGTCCTACATGGGATGCCCCAACCCCCTGGCTATGTATTACACCCAGCACTGCAGTCCCAGCCACCCTAAGCGGCACCCCGGAGGGGCAGGGCAGCTCTCCCCGCCTCCTGACTCCCACCCTCACCCGGGAGACGGGGTGGAGATGCACCACTCCGAGCTGCTGGCCGAGGTGGACCGGAGCGAGTTCGAGCAGTATTTGAGTTCCTCTTTGGCGCGCGCGGACGTGACGGGTTTGCCGTACGG